From the Nematostella vectensis chromosome 7, jaNemVect1.1, whole genome shotgun sequence genome, the window TTTAGGTCGAATTCATCCGTGAATAGTGTTCTCCTGGCACGGTCTGAGTGCTTTTAACAGCGTTCAATTACTCGACGCGATGTTCTAATCTGTTCTAAGAAACAGCTCGCCCTTATTTAAACACACTCACAAAACacgagagaaaaaaacaaatagtaGAAGACAGTTGGAAAGAAATCAAGTGATTAGTCAAGTTTGAGGGCATTGAAAATAGAAATTGTTAGCTTAGgactaataaataaatctaCCTTCTTATGAAAATAGCTTCATTATTTCTCTTGAAAACTTTGCTAATGCCGGCGTTAGGCATAGCATCTGTCCCAATAGCGTTTTTTGACCATAATTTAAAATACTTCATTTGCACATGAAATACAAAAAGCAAATAGCAGTAGTGTGTTTCTTTGCCCGCAtttcaatcaatggctgtcttttttctaaatggtctaaaagagcctcgGGCGAGCActcgggagacctgtgatattctaaaacgttagggagtTGGCttcatttccaagatggctgccagcaagtttgcgtggaaattctcgacttacaaagctctagagcgataaaaaagcgaaaaaacgATTGAAGCGggctcccaaatatggtatgtagtgCCTATAAGGAAAcgaccgagcgagctagaaaagcgacagtttttaaaacaagattgactgatatggtTTAAACGCGGGGATGCACGGGATTTTCAACTGTTCAATACATTTGTTGTCGGTTGCTTATGACCGCTTGAAACCCGTTGGCTTAAAAATACGTATAGAAACATCCGCTCAGAAAAGTGTgtgagtgtgtgtgtgtgtgtgtggggggggggggggggggtctgggTCTGGGGCTCGCCCTCCCCTCTCGCCGCCCCTGTATTTGTTCGAATAATCAGTACCCAGAAGCACCTTTCGGTCAGAACAACTACCATTTCGCATTTTCCATTCGCCGTTTGCATtgacaaagttttttttgaggggggggggggggggggggggggaagggggttaccggGAGAAAAAGTACACGGGGACTCACACAAGTCTACCCCCTCTGCCCGCCTGCCTTTACTTCTGTTTATTGGCATCAAGTAACCATGAACGCGGAATCCCTCAACTGCTCAAACGTTAAAAATAccgcttattctgaataaatacacatcacaaagcaataGGACTTTActgtgacctttattctaggaaataagacaattataggacaattaAAGGAGGcgatcaatcgtgaaaatattcaaGCTTGTTACTGGGATGAGACAATGGGGGGTTTGTACGCATGTGGTATATGGCtaataaaagcaataaattacaccacagggagcccaaatcgTCATTTTGACAAATACCTGGCGCGAACCCCTTCTAATATCATTTGGAAGCATAAACGCTCTTTGTGTGCCAAATTTCATGCTTGTATCACTCTTGTCACGATCAAATCGTTTAGCCACCTGACTActgggttatttgaataaattgaaaacgGTTGTGTGGCATATAGCCGCTGCGTATGGCATATAGCCACtacatattttaaaatactcGACCGTGAAGACCGAATCAATATTGTAAACACGTGAGCGAGAACGCAAAAGAACAGACGTGCGACACGGATAATTGagctgatagaaacaaacaggaagaaagctctgctacACAGATGTTGTAGAAGCAGTCCCCCCCCCAATTACCACTCCCTCGCTTTCCTCACCGCTCCCCCCCTTGCTGTTTCTGCATTCTACCTAACCGGCAAAACTAACATTCTAATcttcgcgaaaaaaaaaaggattagaAGAAAATTGGAATATCCATACCCAGCAGATCTCTTGTACAGCAATCTAATTTGCATTGCGGTTATTCTCTTCTTTCGCAGTGCATGCTATATACCACATGAATTTTGTGTGATTGTCTGTTCTTGCACTTTTAAAGAAGTCTCCATTGAAATGGACAGGACTTTAGTGCAGCTTGCTTACTAGCATCAAGTGGAAGTCCCGAATAGTTATTGTCGAATTCTTGCACAGCACTATCAAGTGGTAGTACAAGTAAAGTCATTTATAATGTACTCCGTTGATATTTTTTGCTGGTAAGAAAGTACAGATCCTTTCGGCACATTACCAAACTTGCATGGAACAAATGGAACATCGCCTAGTTGATTTTCAGGTGGAACAATGATTGCAAATAGGGGCTGTTGGTCAAGACCATTGAAAGTTCCCTTTGTCAAAAACCCATACATAGTTGCGGGTGAGTAGAGTGTACTTTTTATGAACTTGCCATAAGCTGCACCCATTTGAGGTTTCTTAACCAATACATCTAGTATCTGCAAAGGTTCAATCTTCTTACCACGTGGGACACTCCATCTTTGCTTCATCATTGTGCATGGGAGTTCATCTGGGATTGATTTGTGCACAAGCTGGGATATGTAATATAACAAACCTATGACATGGTGGCAAAATCCACCAATACCAGCAACACAGGAGCATCGTCCAGCAATTGAATTATCCCCAGTCAGTTTAATTGTAACTTCCAAGTTATGAGGTGGctcactttttctttttgagcGGTAGCACTTGCTTGTAATAATTGAACTATCCCCAATATAAGTAACTGGAaatgagagaaaaaaacaactatAAATTTAGAGCAATGTCCTTGTGAAACCACAATTACAGTTGCATATACATACAAATTATGGACATAAGAAGAGTCTAAGTATAGGAAGGTGTATAGGAAAATTATGTATAGGAATGTATCCAATCTAATTGAAAATTGAAGGCAAAGAAATGTCTCTCTTTATGCATATTATAAGGGCTTCTATTATAATTCAATTCCAAtttcttgtattaaaataagAAGAATATTAATTTACCTTTAAGATCATGTAGAGAGTCCGGTTCGGCCATAAACTTCATCGCCTTGGATGTGTTGCTACAGCCGGACCTCTCTTTTGAGTATGTTATCACATCTTCAAATGAAAGACTTGGGAGACGAGAAATGTCTTGTGTCTCTTGGTCATCTGTTATTTGtgtaaaaatgaataaaatattatcGAAAGAGCAGTATTTCAACTTAGATTACCTTCGGAAAGAGTAAGAGAGATAAAGTGAGAGACGCTTCGAGTGCTTTATGTAACGTGAGTATACTATCTCTTTATGCACAAAACTTGTTCTCTTATCGGGTTTTGAAGATCTTGAAACTTTGTATAAATCTTTTAAGATTATATGAAGAATACATTGCAGTTATTTCTGATGTTTACACGCAATAAAACTAGCTTTATAGGTGTTTTTTgaccctgtccccacgtatccgttttcgtttgaaaacgcaacctttttgtttcgTTTCCAAAAAACAAccgcgtccacacgaagcgttttcattttgatacgacccgtccccacgaaaacgcaaaaacgatacgaaaacgataacaggc encodes:
- the LOC116604080 gene encoding uncharacterized protein LOC116604080, whose translation is MKFMAEPDSLHDLKVTYIGDSSIITSKCYRSKRKSEPPHNLEVTIKLTGDNSIAGRCSCVAGIGGFCHHVIGLLYYISQLVHKSIPDELPCTMMKQRWSVPRGKKIEPLQILDVLVKKPQMGAAYGKFIKSTLYSPATMYGFLTKGTFNGLDQQPLFAIIVPPENQLGDVPFVPCKFGNVPKGSVLSYQQKISTEYIINDFTCTTT